In the Nicotiana tabacum cultivar K326 chromosome 16, ASM71507v2, whole genome shotgun sequence genome, one interval contains:
- the LOC107799052 gene encoding uncharacterized protein LOC107799052, whose amino-acid sequence MFQSVIAELFPVYVLHSGEWEENKFINFVSDCVIVESAFSYNNLVAAISEQIRIDEIYDNLLVATSSSCLVATSSNFIDVSTIDSTEIMADIELIENTKLSENTGIIDNMLNEFIEEDQVYKDKETVINVMKNLAVYERFQFKVKRSSATRYHLMCVDDNCAWSFKSSIVFKANIFKVKSYNNNHTYGYGERYLTQRQATSGVIASIVKDKYVNPKKLYTANNIIEDIQKQRGIEVSYMKAWRAKKIAMAMIRGSPSDSYKELPKYFYMLEHTNPGTVTKLHKSKDGCFLYAYVLLYASIKGWEHCRPIMVVDQSFLKAAYKGTILTACTQDGAGELTAPTLFLQFIKGTFGVREGMCIVSDRNESIFNATKVVYPEVPHCICMFHLWQNVKRTFKKHHKQLKDIFFALARAYTIEKFEYHMTEMCKIDPRVQPYLFEVGYERWSRAYSKVKRSMVMTSNIAESINAANKDARELPVMQLPEYMTNLLQQWNNKNRKSAMETSTELGKKYDKLLRENLIASEQMMVRPATEQLYTVFEG is encoded by the exons ATGTTTCAATCAGTAATAGCAG AGCTTTTTCCAGTTTACGTTCTTCATAGTGGTGAATGGGAAGAAAACAAGTTTATCAATTTCGTCAGCGATTGTGTAATAGTCGAGTCGGCATTCAGTTACAACAATTTAGTTGCAGCTATTTCAGAACAGATTAGGATCGATG AGATTTATGATAATCTTTTGGTTGCTAcaagttccagttgtttggttgcCACAAGTTCCAATTTTATAGATGTATCCACAATTGATAGCACTGAGATTATGGCTGATATCGAATTGATTGAAAATACGAAACTTAGTGAAAATACGGGTATAATAGATAATATGTTGAACGAATTTATTGAGGAGGATCAAGTTTATAAAGATAAAGAGACAGTTATAAATGTGATGAAGAACTTGGCTGTATACGAGAGGTTCCAATTCAAGGTGAAGAGATCAAGCGCAACAAG GTATCACCTTATGTGTGTGGATGACAATTGTGCTTGGAGTTTCAAATCTTCTATCGTTTTCAAGGCAAACATATTCAAAGTGAAAAGTTACAATAATAATCACACATACGGCTATGGTGAAAGATATTTAACACAACGTCAAGCTACTTCAGGTGTAATTGCTAGTATAGTCAAGGACAAGTATGTTAATCCAAAAAAACTTTACACCGCAAATAATATAATAGAGGACATACAAAAGCAACGCGGGATTGAAGTGAGCTACATGAAAGCATGGAGAGCTAAAAAGATAGCAATGGCAATGATAAGAGGGAGTCCGAGTGATTCATATAAGGAGTTGCCGAAGTATTTTTATATGTTGGAGCATACAAATCCAGGAACGGTTACAAAGTTGCACAAATCAAAAGATGGATGCTTTCTTTATGCATATGTTTTGCTATATGCATCTATCAAGGGTTGGGAACACTGCAGACCGATAATGGTTGTTGATCAAAGTTTCCTTAAAGCAGCATATAAGGGTACCATATTGACTGCTTGCACACAGGATGGAGCTGGTGAGTTGACTGCACCTACCTTGTTTCTGCAGTTT ATAAAGGGTACTTTTGGTGTTAGGGAAGGGATGTGTATAGTATCAGATAGAAACGAAAGCATCTTCAATGCCACAAAAGTTGTGTACCCAGAAGTACCACATTGTATTTGCATGTTTCACTTGTGGCAGAATGTAAAGCGCACATTCAAGAAACATCACAAACAATTGAAGGATATCTTCTTTGCTTTGGCTAGAGCTTACACGATAGAGAAGTTTGAGTACCATATGACAGAGATGTGCAAAATTGATCCGAGGGTGCAACCTTACTTGTTCGAAGTTGGCTACGAAAGGTGGTCTAGGGCATATTCCAAAGTAAAAAGGTCGATGGTAATGACTTCCAATATTGCAGAGTCAATTAATGCAGCAAACAAGGATGCTAGAGAGTTACCAGTAATGCAATTGCCGGAGTATATGACAAATTTGCTACAACAATGGAACAACAAAAACAGAAAAAGTGCAATGGAGACATCTACAGAGCTTGGCAAAAAGTACGACAAACTCCTTCGGGAAAATCTGATTGCATCGGAGCAAATGATG GTGAGGCCTGCTACGGAGCAGTTATATACTGTGTTTGAAGGGTAA
- the LOC107799051 gene encoding S-type anion channel SLAH4-like, giving the protein MSMRIIPALDDFHTPNTDKENQNAIIPDTDIMIELPRSSSSEKREDHSHALLAFIGLRFILSSMLTRIHAGYFRISLSLCWETLLWKTLLDPTNNETKFLRHVPQMIYRPILIFLWSFALLVLVLLSLLYLLRCFFRFNLVKGEFVHHVGVNYLFAPWISWLILLESHPFIAPKHVGFKALWWVFAVPVIVLDVKIYGQWFTKGKRLLTAVANPTSHLSVIGNLVGARAAAKMGWQEVSVCLFSLGMVHYLVLFVTLYQRLSGSDRLPAMLRPVFFLFFAAPSMASLAWASITGSFDTASKMLFFLSLFLFTSLICRPTLFKKSMRKFNVAWWAYSYPVTLLALASTRYAKEVKGKVPHTIMLILSSLSVLVIIALLLSTALYSKMLLPDEDPSLTAKLPKQSSRIV; this is encoded by the exons ATGTCGATGAGAATCATTCCTGCATTAGATGATTTTCACACACCTAATACTGACAAGGAAAATCAAAACGCTATAATACCAGATACTGATATTATGATCGAGTTGCCTCGATCTTCCTCTTCAGAAAAGCGAGAAGACCATAGTCATGCTCTTCTCGCTTTCATTGGACTAAGATTCATATTATCCTCAATGCTAACGAGGATTCATGCAGGCTATTTCAGAATAAGCTTATCTTTATGTTGGGAAACTTTATTATGGAAAACACTACTTGACCCAACCAATAATGAAACAAAATTCTTACGTCATGTGCCTCAAATGATCTATCGTCCCATTCTAATTTTCCTATGGTCATTTGCACTATTGGTTCTAGTTTTGCTTTCTTTACTCTATCTCTTGAGGTGCTTCTTTCGATTTAATTTGGTTAAGGGAGAGTTCGTGCACCATGTTGGAGTCAATTACCTTTTTGCCCCTTGGATTTCTTGGCTTATATTACTTGAATCCCACCCTTTTATAGCACCAAAACACGTTGGTTTTAAAGCTCTTTGGTGGGTTTTTGCAGTTCCGGTCATAGTTTTAGACGTGAAAATTTATGGACAATGGTTCACTAAGGGAAAGAGGCTTTTAACAGCCGTGGCTAACCCTACGAGCCACTTATCGGTCATTGGGAACTTAGTCGGGGCTCGAGCCGCGGCTAAAATGGGCTGGCAAGAGGTTTCTGTTTGCTTATTTTCATTAGGGATGGTTCATTATTTGGTGCTTTTTGTGACGTTATATCAACGATTATCAGGAAGTGATCGGCTTCCAGCTATGTTGCGACcagttttcttcttattttttgcaGCTCCAAGTATGGCTAGCTTGGCTTGGGCATCAATTACTGGAAGCTTCGATACTGCGTCAAAGATGCTCTTCTTTCTCTCGTTATTCCTCTTTACGTCACTG ATATGCAGGCCAACTCTCTTCAAGAAATCAATGAGAAAATTCAACGTAGCATGGTGGGCATACTCATATCCAGTAACACTATTAGCTTTGGCTTCCACAAGATATGCAAAAGAGGTCAAAGGAAAAGTGCCACACACCATAATGCTCATTCTTTCATCCCTCTCTGTTCTTGTTATTATTGCCCTCTTGTTATCCACTGCTCTCtactctaaaatgctcttacctgaTGAAGATCCTTCTCTCACTGCTAAGCTACCCAAACAATCTTCACGAATTGTTTGA